A single region of the Brachypodium distachyon strain Bd21 chromosome 3, Brachypodium_distachyon_v3.0, whole genome shotgun sequence genome encodes:
- the LOC100843992 gene encoding arabinogalactan protein 1 yields the protein MARLHLVAVAIAVLFAAATAQAPGASPTPAPRAQPTPPPPPPPAPAPVSPPARPPTMAPPTSAPTPALAPKAAAPAPESVISSPPAPTPGSIAQSPTDAPTTSPPPPNAASGLAPASAWAFAATVAAVAVFY from the coding sequence ATGGCGCGCCTCCACCTCGTAGCCGTGGCCATAGCCGtgctcttcgccgccgccaccgctcaGGCCCCCGGCGCCTCCCCGACGCCCGCCCCCAGGGCCCAgcctacgccgccgccgccgccacctccagcCCCGGCACCTGTCTCCCCTCCGGCGCGTCCTCCGACGATGGCTCCACCGACCTCCGCCCCCACGCCGGCTCTGGCTCccaaggccgccgcccccgccccggAGTCCGTCATCTCGTCACCCCCGGCGCCGACCCCAGGCTCGATCGCTCAGTCCCCGACAGACGCCCCGACGAcctctcctccaccgccaAACGCCGCCTCCGGACtcgcccccgcctccgcctggGCCTTCGCCGCCACCGTAGCAGCCGTCGCAGTCTTCTACTGA